CAAGCACAGAGGGAGGCAGCGATCATGAAGACTGCCAATGGGTTTGTGACGTTCATCATTCACTCCGTCGACCCTATCAATGGTGCCGCTGGCCAATGGTCGCCTTTGAGCCTGGGCAGGACGCAAAAGCCTGGAATCCAGCACGGATTCCAGGCTTTCCTTTCAAGTCGCGTCAGAGGTCAAGGGTAGACTTCAAACAGCCCTGCCGCGCCCATACCGCCCCCCACGCACATACTCACCACGACGAAGCGTACGCCGCGTCGACGCCCTTCCAGCAAGGCACTGCCCACCAGGCGCGAACCGGTCATGCCGAACGGATGACCAAGGCCGATGCCACCGCCATTGACGTTGAATATTTCCGGATCGATACCCAAGTGGTCGCGGCAATACAAGGCCTGGCAGGCAAATGCCTCATTCAACTCCCAGAGGCCGACATCGCCGATGGTCAAACCATGTTTACCCAGCAGCTTCGGAATGGCTGTTACCGGGCCAATACCCATTTCTTCCGGTGCACAGCCAGTGACGATCAATCCGCGATAGGCACCCAGCGGATTCAACCCGCGTTGTTCAGCAACACGCGCTTCCATCAGCAAGCAGGCCGAGGCACCGTCGGACAGCTGACTGGCGTTGCCAGCGGTAATACTGCCACCCTCCATGACTGGCTTGAGTGCCGCCAGACCTTCGACGGTTGTGCTCGCACGCAGGCACTCGTCTTCGCTGAACAGGAAACGCTTGTAACTGATCTCCCCGCTCTGTTTGTCGACCAGCTTTTGCGAGACCTGTAGGGGTGCGATTTCTTCGGCAAAGACGCCCCTGGCCTGGGCCGCGACGGCGCGCTGCATGGCCTGCAGGGAAAATTCATCTTGGGCCTGACGGGAAATACCGTACTGCCGAGCGACATATTCGGCGGTCTCGATCATCGGCATGTAGGCAGAGGGTACCCGCTCCACCAGATCCAGATCCTTGTCGCGTATCGCCCACTCAAGGTAGCTGGGCGTCAATGCGCTGACATTTTCTGAGCCGCCGCCAATGACGATGTCCATGCCATCGACCAGGATCTGCTTGGCGGCCATGCCGATAGCCATCAATCCCGAGGCACACTGCCGATCGACGGTAGCGCCGGCGACACCGACGCCAAAGCCGGCCCGCAACGCCGCTGCGCGAGCCAGGTTGCGCCCTGCGGTCCCGGCCCCCATGGCTGCGCCAATGATCACATCCTCGACCTCAGTGGGATCAACCGCTGCACGCAAGGTGCTATGCAACAAGGCATGCGCTGTCAGGCTCGGCGACTTGATGTCGTTCAGAGCACCTCGATGGGCCTTGCCGATCGGTGTGCGTGCAGTGGAAACAATGACCGCTTCTCTCATGATGTAATCCGGTTGTTCACGGTGGCTCGGGCCTCAGGTGCGAGGGGCACTGGGCAGTTTCAGGACAGCCTTGGCCAGAATGTCGCGCTGGACCTCATTGGCGCCGGCATAGATCGATACGGGTCGCGCCATCATCAACGGCCAGTGCAAATCGGTGAGCAGCGAGCCGATCTGTACGTCGCCAACGATGCCGCCAAAATCACCGGCGATTTCCGCGCAAAATTCAGTGATGCGTTGCAACAGCTCCGAGATGTAAACCTTGAGCATCGAAACCTCCGGCCCCGGTTGTTCATCGGCTTCGGCGATGCGATCGCAGATTTGCGCATAAAACAGTCGGTAGTCATGCAGGTCTGCTTGCAAACAAGCCAGTCGATCGAGCACGCCACGGTCATTGGCCAGGCCCAGTTCCGTCACAAGCCGCCCAGCCAGTTCCAGCGCACTCCCAGCCATTGCCGCGCTGCCCAGCCAGATCCGTTCATGGCCCAACAACGCTTTGGCCAGGCTCCAGCCCTGATGCAGTTCACCCAGCAGGTTGCTGGCCGGAACGCGAACGTTGTCGAAGAACACTTCGCAGAACTCGTCTTCGCCTGCAATGTTGGCGATCGGCCGGACGCTGACGCCCGGAGCACTCAGGTCGATCAACAGAAAACTGATGCCCTGCTGTTTCTTCTCAAACTTGCCAGTGCGCACCAACGCATAGATATGGCTGCATTCAGCGGCGTGAGTGGTCCAGATTTTCTGTCCATTGACGACGAACTCATCGCCGTCGAGATCTGCGCGGGTACGCAGGCTGGCCAGGTCGGAACCGGCGCCTGGCTCGGAGTAGCCCTGGCACCACATATCGTCGCAGGCCAGGATCCTTGGCAGGATGCGTGCACGTTGCTCCTCGGTGCCACCTTTGATGATGGTCGGACCGAGTTGGGTTTCACCGTTGTCGATAATCCGCCCGACACCCGCGCGTTCCATCTCCTGCTGGTAAATCAGCTGCTTACGAAAGGAAATGCCCATGCCACCGTATTCACGAGGCCAGGCAGGCGCACGCCAGCCGTGATCGTTGAGCAAGCGCAGCCAGCCGGTCAGGTCGTCGCCGCGCAGGCGCAGGAATGGCCGGCGATCGTTCTGCCGCAAATGTTCGGGGTAAAACTCCGTCAGCCAGACCCGCAGGCGCGCCCGAAACTCCTCGTCGCTCCACTCCCGAGGATCACTGGAGCTCGACGCTTCGAAGGGCGCCAGCGTCGCTTCAATCGGGTTTTCGTCAGTGAGCTTCGCAAATTGACGGCGGTGATCCCAGACCGCCCCTAACCAGGCCGATCCGAACATCGCTGCCCGCAAGTACAGACCGATGTCCACTTCCTCGGCAAAGCCCATTGCGCCATGCAGTTGCACAGCTTGCTTGCCGGTCAGGATGGCGGCTTGAGCACATCGCGCCTTGGCGGCACTGATAGCGGCCTGACTGGCCTGCGTCAGAGGTGCCTGCTCATGGCAGGTCAGCGCATGCTGCAAACTGGCCTTCGCCAGCGTCTGTTCGATGCTCAGGTCAACGCAGCGATGTTGAATGCTCTGGAAGGTGCCCAGCGGGCGTTCGAACTGCACCCGTTGGCTGACGAAATCCAGCGTCTGTTGCAGGCAACCCGCCGCCTGCCCCGCCAATTCCGCCGACAAGGCAATACGCCCACCTGCCAGGCTGAGTTGCAGGGCATTGAGCGCCGGCTGGCCCCTGAGCAGTGCCTGTTCAAAGAGCACAGGCGCCTGATCGAAGTCGACATGGTACTGAGCCCCGATGCCTGCCGCGAAGGCTTCAACACGAACGCCTGGGGCATTCGCAGCAACGGCGACGATCACCGGTTGGCCGTGTTCGAGGGCAGACACCAGCAAGACTGACTGCTGTTCAGCCCCCAGCACAAAGACCTTGCGCCCGCTGAGCCGGCCTTGATCGACCCGGCACTCGATCAGGTCCGGATCCATCTGCCCGGCCTGTTCTTGCCAGGCCAGGGCCAGCAGGCGTTCGCCACTGACCTGCCAGGCGGCCAATTGCTCGGTGGCGGGGCCATTTTCAGCCTGCGTGAGCAACAGTGACGGCATTACGCAACATCCCACAAAGGGCTCGGCGAACAAGCGCTCCCCCATCACCTCGCACAGGACTGTCGCCTCACGCAAGCCCAGGCCACTGCCACCCAGTGCCTCCGGAAGCAGCAAACCGGTCCAGCCTAACGCTGCGATGTCGTGCCATAGCGATGATTCCACCGGTCGCGCCCGGCCTATCCAGCCCCGCAAGCGCGATGGGCTGTGCGATCCTGTCAAAAAGTCATCGGCCGATTGGCGCAGCATGGCTGACAGCGATTGATCCGCAATTACTCCCATCAGAGACTCCTGAACGTTTAAATCAATTAACTAACGTTATGTCAGTTTTCATTCTATACTCAGCCGGTGTCAACCACTATTTCAACCTGCCCGTCGTGGCCAATCTGTCAGAGAGGAATTCATGCCTAGAGGATTTGAAGCTGGAAAACGCCCTGCGCTGCTCATCAGCGAATGCCAACGAGGTGTCGTCGACCCGGAACTGTCTGACTTTCCAGGGCTTGCAGAGCAGGTACAGCAACGCGGCGTGCTACCGCGCATCGCTCGCCTGGCGGAGGCGTTCAGGGCCGCCGGACTGCCGGTGTTGCACCTTCATGTAGCGCATCGTCCGGGTTATATCGACCTGCCACGCACCAGCGTGATCATTGCCCGCTCGACCAAGCAAAACCGAATGATTGTTGGTTCAGAGGATGTGAAGTCAGTTCCGGAAGTGGCACCTCACGACACGGACATCGTGCATGCACGCAGCTTCAGCCTGGTGGGTTTTCACGGCACCGACCTGGATTCGATCCTGCGTAACATGGGGGTGACGACTATTGTGCCGGTCGGTGTTTCGACCAACGTCGCCATTTCGGGCCTGTCATTGTGCGGATCAGACCTGGGTTATCAGGTCGTGGTACCCGAGGACTGCATCGCCGGTGCCACACCGCAAAGCCACGACTTTATCGTCAACAACCTGCTGCCGCTCTACAGCACGTTGAGCGACAGCGAGTCGGTCATTGCGGCGCTCAGTGAGCGTATTGCTCACGCAGGACGTGCTTGAGAATTTTGTTCAAGGTTTGATTGCGCGGCAGTTGCTCAACGATTTCCAGTTGCTCGGGAATCTTCTGCCGCATCACCTGGGCCCGCATGAAGAAATCGACCATCTCCTCGAACTGCAATGCCGCAACACCCGGCTTCAGTTCGACGACGGCGCAGACACGCTCACCCCGCAGTTCATCCGGCAAGCCGATGACCGCTACCGCTGCCACCTTGGGATGGGTGAACAGCAGGTCTTCGATTTCCTTGGCCGAAATGTTCTCACCCTTGCGGATAATCACATCCTTGAGCCGGCCGGTCAGAACGATACGACCGTCGGCCCGGCGCATGCCCAGGTCGCCGGTGCGAAAAAAGCCGTCGTCATCGAATGACACCACGTTCAATGCAGGGTCGGTATAGCCTTTGAACACCGCCTTACCGCGCACCCGTACTTCGCCCGATTCACCCTCCCCTGCCAGGATGCCGTCAGAGCGGATAATCCGTAATTCGATGTCTTGCATGGGTATGCCGTCGGCATTGGCCAACTGCTCGTCCGTATCGGACTCAAAGCCTGCGCAAATCAACGGGACTTCGGTCATACCGTAGTTATGAATCAGACCGCACCCTATCTCATCGCGGACCTGGTAATAGAGTTCTGGCGGTTTGGGAGCTCCCCCACCGCAGAGCACGCGCATCCCGGGCAATAAAGGTGTTTGAGCATTGCGCCTTTGTTCAGCAAGCAATAGCTGGTAATGGGCTGTGCTGCCGCCAGCGAGTGTCACGGCATATCGGCGATAGATTTCAGCAGCTTCCTCGGCCTGGAAGCGGTCGAGCAACACAGCGCTCATGCCCGAGGCCAGTAGCATGGTGGTGTACATCGCACCGCCAATGTGCGCGTACGGAAAAGCGACGCTGCCGACATCGGCGGCACTGACGCTCATTGAGCGGGCCAGGTTCCGGCCACCGATCATCAAGCTTTCATCCGTGTGACAAGCGCCCTTGGGTTGTGAGGTAGTGCCCGAGGTGTAATAGACCCAGCGCACGGCCTGACCGTCGCTGGGTGGTGGCGGCAGTCTTGACGCCCGCCCACGTGGCAGATGATTGCCCATGACAATCACCTGCGGCGGCCGCTCGAGCTGCTGGCACAGGCGTTCGGCCATCGCCGCAAAATCACGCTCGCCGTCACCGGGAACCAGCAAGAACTCCGAACGATTTCCCTCGAGAACGCCATGAACCTCGCGCTCACCGTACAACGAGATAATCGGGTTTTGCAGAGCGCCCAGGCGCGCCAGGGCCAAGGCGGTCATAACGGCCGGCAAGCCTGTGGGCAACATCCAGGTGACCCGACTGCCGGCACTGATACCGAGCTCGTAAAAGCCCGCGGCCAAGCGCTCGGCAATATCCAGTACCTGGGCAAAGGTCATGTGCAAGTGTTTGCGACCATCGATCAACATGGGGGCTTGCGGCGTCAGCTCCGCACGCCGTTCCAGCAATTGCCACAGGGTCGGGGCGTGCAACAGGGTCATGGGCTTTCAACTCCAGCTAATTACCAGGCACTGCGATGGCTGCCGCCATCGACAGGGATAAGGCAACCATTCATGTAACCCGCCCGGGCGGAGCACAAGTACACCGCCAGCGAAGCGATCTCCTGAGGATCGCCCGCGCGGCCAACGGGAATGCTCTTGGTCAGGCGCTGGAGCAGCGCGTCGGCGGCCATACCGCGCTCCTTGGCCATGCGCCCCACTTCTTCGAGCATGGTGGTCGTTGCGATCCAACCGGTGGCGAGCGTGTTGACGGTGATGCCGTCGACGGCGAACTCATCGGCCAGGGATTTGTTCAAGGTGACGACCGCTGCACGTGCGGTGGTTGCAGCCATCAGGTTCAAGCCTGGCGCCGGCTCCTTGGCCGCGGCGGTACCGATGGTCAACAAACGT
This genomic interval from Pseudomonas putida contains the following:
- a CDS encoding acetyl-CoA C-acyltransferase, producing MREAVIVSTARTPIGKAHRGALNDIKSPSLTAHALLHSTLRAAVDPTEVEDVIIGAAMGAGTAGRNLARAAALRAGFGVGVAGATVDRQCASGLMAIGMAAKQILVDGMDIVIGGGSENVSALTPSYLEWAIRDKDLDLVERVPSAYMPMIETAEYVARQYGISRQAQDEFSLQAMQRAVAAQARGVFAEEIAPLQVSQKLVDKQSGEISYKRFLFSEDECLRASTTVEGLAALKPVMEGGSITAGNASQLSDGASACLLMEARVAEQRGLNPLGAYRGLIVTGCAPEEMGIGPVTAIPKLLGKHGLTIGDVGLWELNEAFACQALYCRDHLGIDPEIFNVNGGGIGLGHPFGMTGSRLVGSALLEGRRRGVRFVVVSMCVGGGMGAAGLFEVYP
- a CDS encoding acyl-CoA dehydrogenase, which codes for MGVIADQSLSAMLRQSADDFLTGSHSPSRLRGWIGRARPVESSLWHDIAALGWTGLLLPEALGGSGLGLREATVLCEVMGERLFAEPFVGCCVMPSLLLTQAENGPATEQLAAWQVSGERLLALAWQEQAGQMDPDLIECRVDQGRLSGRKVFVLGAEQQSVLLVSALEHGQPVIVAVAANAPGVRVEAFAAGIGAQYHVDFDQAPVLFEQALLRGQPALNALQLSLAGGRIALSAELAGQAAGCLQQTLDFVSQRVQFERPLGTFQSIQHRCVDLSIEQTLAKASLQHALTCHEQAPLTQASQAAISAAKARCAQAAILTGKQAVQLHGAMGFAEEVDIGLYLRAAMFGSAWLGAVWDHRRQFAKLTDENPIEATLAPFEASSSSDPREWSDEEFRARLRVWLTEFYPEHLRQNDRRPFLRLRGDDLTGWLRLLNDHGWRAPAWPREYGGMGISFRKQLIYQQEMERAGVGRIIDNGETQLGPTIIKGGTEEQRARILPRILACDDMWCQGYSEPGAGSDLASLRTRADLDGDEFVVNGQKIWTTHAAECSHIYALVRTGKFEKKQQGISFLLIDLSAPGVSVRPIANIAGEDEFCEVFFDNVRVPASNLLGELHQGWSLAKALLGHERIWLGSAAMAGSALELAGRLVTELGLANDRGVLDRLACLQADLHDYRLFYAQICDRIAEADEQPGPEVSMLKVYISELLQRITEFCAEIAGDFGGIVGDVQIGSLLTDLHWPLMMARPVSIYAGANEVQRDILAKAVLKLPSAPRT
- a CDS encoding cysteine hydrolase family protein, which encodes MPRGFEAGKRPALLISECQRGVVDPELSDFPGLAEQVQQRGVLPRIARLAEAFRAAGLPVLHLHVAHRPGYIDLPRTSVIIARSTKQNRMIVGSEDVKSVPEVAPHDTDIVHARSFSLVGFHGTDLDSILRNMGVTTIVPVGVSTNVAISGLSLCGSDLGYQVVVPEDCIAGATPQSHDFIVNNLLPLYSTLSDSESVIAALSERIAHAGRA
- a CDS encoding class I adenylate-forming enzyme family protein; translation: MTLLHAPTLWQLLERRAELTPQAPMLIDGRKHLHMTFAQVLDIAERLAAGFYELGISAGSRVTWMLPTGLPAVMTALALARLGALQNPIISLYGEREVHGVLEGNRSEFLLVPGDGERDFAAMAERLCQQLERPPQVIVMGNHLPRGRASRLPPPPSDGQAVRWVYYTSGTTSQPKGACHTDESLMIGGRNLARSMSVSAADVGSVAFPYAHIGGAMYTTMLLASGMSAVLLDRFQAEEAAEIYRRYAVTLAGGSTAHYQLLLAEQRRNAQTPLLPGMRVLCGGGAPKPPELYYQVRDEIGCGLIHNYGMTEVPLICAGFESDTDEQLANADGIPMQDIELRIIRSDGILAGEGESGEVRVRGKAVFKGYTDPALNVVSFDDDGFFRTGDLGMRRADGRIVLTGRLKDVIIRKGENISAKEIEDLLFTHPKVAAVAVIGLPDELRGERVCAVVELKPGVAALQFEEMVDFFMRAQVMRQKIPEQLEIVEQLPRNQTLNKILKHVLREQYAH